One Acropora palmata chromosome 2, jaAcrPala1.3, whole genome shotgun sequence genomic window carries:
- the LOC141874443 gene encoding PIH1 domain-containing protein 2-like, with amino-acid sequence MAAETSDVLLGQADSMWKILDDLAESDPEAYQRFIDKTLKEGSDLFKPPEPCFCISTVMLPSVITHELFVNICSWEQMPAPKSENDPVPVMAGELQEKKEGKTTYSVVDIIVNPVVTKGVSNSKDRKNLLAHVAMDYLENTKKIQVSRKYKNFKRSFKGDAKTLRQYLRYGKDHGITVNSGKQTSVISESPGSLLKQLSSIAVAETQLEGSSGINLFEKPKKGLIEEVSSTNFAPQPVIPVHTVLVKDAENSKPRRVVVLVDLPNSVLSSKDCQLDVCETELCLNVPGKCQLHIDLPEKVNPDQTSATFNTIKHRMVVKLPIQPSTKQ; translated from the exons atggcggcagaGACCTCTGATGTCTTGTTAGGCCAGGCGGACAGTATGTGGAAAATACTTGATGATCTCGCTGAGTCGGATCCTGAAGCGTACCAACGATTCATTGACAAAACCTTGAAGGAAGGCTCTGACTTATTTAAGCCACCGGAACCGTGCTTTTGCATCAGCACTGTTAtg CTTCCTTCAGTAATTACGCATGAACTGTTTGTCAACATCTGCAGCTGGGAACAAATGCCTGCTCCCAAATCAGAAAATGATCCAGTGCCCGTCATGGCGGGAGAACTTCAAGAGAAAAAGGAAGGGAAAACAACATATTCCGTAGTTGACATTATTGTGAATCCAGTTGTCACCAAGGGTGTGTCAAACAGCAAAGATCGTAAGAACCTTCTTGCTCATGTAGCAATGGACTACTTGGAAAATACAAAGAAGATCCAAGTCTCAAGGAAATATAAAAACTTCAAAAGGTCATTTAAAGGTGATGCGAAGACACTAAGGCAATACTTGAGGTATGGAAAGGATCATGGCATAACTGTCAATTCTGGAAAACAAACATCTGTCATTTCTGAGAGTCCAGGCTCATTGCTGAAACAGCTATCATCAATTGCAGTGGCTGAAACTCAACTTGAAGGATCCTCAGGGAtaaacttgtttgaaaaaccaaagaagGGCCTCATTGAAGAGGTGTCTTCAACAAATTTTGCACCACAACCTGTAATTCCTGTACATACGGTGTTAGTCAAAGATGCAGAGAATTCAAAACCAAGGAGAGTGGTTGTCTTGGTGGACTTACCAAATAGTGTGTTATCATCAAAGGATTGTCAATTGGATGTTTGCGAG ACTGAGCTGTGCCTGAATGTTCCAGGAAAGTGTCAACTCCATATTGATTTGCCAGAAAAGGTTAATCCAGACCAAACTTCAGCTACTTTCAACACAATTAAACACAGGATGGTGGTAAAGTTACCCATTCAGCCTTCCACCAAGCAATAG